Proteins encoded by one window of Lycium barbarum isolate Lr01 chromosome 11, ASM1917538v2, whole genome shotgun sequence:
- the LOC132620475 gene encoding uncharacterized protein LOC132620475 has translation MAGRSSACSLKVLKVVLGLMAISLAAYILGPPLYWHLMEGLAAASSVNNCPPCNCDCNSEPFFFIPPGLSNASLTDCAKRDPEVGEDTEKNFADLLSEELKLREAEASENQRKADMALLEAKKLTSQYMKEADKCNSGMETCEEAREKAELLLLAQKKLTATWEMRARQKGWKEGAAKSQTQSQGNVQTM, from the exons ATGGCAGGAAGATCATCAGCATGTAGTCTTAAGGTGTTGAAAGTAGTATTGGGTTTGATGGCTATTAGTTTAGCAGCTTATATTTTAGGTCCACCTCTGTATTGGCACTTAATGGAAGGCTTAGCTGCTGCTTCTTCTGTTAACAATTGTCCTCCTTGTAATTGTGACTGTAATTCTGAACCCTTCTTTTTCATTCCTCCAG GTTTGAGCAATGCTTCTTTGACAG ATTGTGCTAAGCGTGATCCAGAGGTTGGTGAAGACACGGAAAAGAACTTTGCTGACTTGTTGTCTGAGGAACTTAAATTGCGAGAAGCTGAGGCCTCAGAAAATCAGCGGAAGGCTGACATGGCACTTCTTGAAGCTAAAAAGTTAACATCCCAATATATGAAAGAGGCAGACAAGTGCAATTCCGGAATGGAGACATGTGAAGAGGCAAGGGAAAAAGCTGAGCTTCTTTTATTAGCACAAAAGAAACTGACTGCTACATGGGAGATGAGGGCTCGTCAAAAAGGATGGAAAGAAGGGGCAGCCAAATCTCAAACTCAATCTCAGGGAAATGTACAGACTATGTAA